CGTCCAACTCGGAGGGAGTGCGAAGAAACGCATAGAAGAAACGTCTGATGACACTGTCACGGTCGCGTTTCCGAATGACACGCGTCCGTGGCTTCAATGCAAAGTTGAGAGCTTGGCCGCCTTCTGCCTGTGCGTTTTCATCAGTCTGCGCGCGATGGGTCGTATCGGTTATCATTGCCGGTCCGGTGTTCGAATGAATCGGTGTAATGTTATGTCATAACTTTTCTGAGATGCAACTCGATAGGAGGCTGCGGATGATGCGTCCACGTCACTGACGGTTGCGTTGGGTTGGCCCCGGCACATCGGCCAATATGCGGAAACCCCTATCCAAAGGGCACAAGGTCAGTCCGCAACGAAAACTGCGATAACGACGACACCCCGAGACGCGTCATTCATGCGCCTTCTGCGGTCTCAACCAAAATTCGAACGGGCGCACGTGGTCCTGACCACTCAGGCAGGGGGTGTCCGCAAACCGCATTGGTCCGCTCTGCGGACACAACGCGGTCAGCCGCGCCGTGCCTCTGAAACCGCAGCGAATTCCGCGACGCCCTCATCCGCTCCATCGGTGAAGCTCGCGACGGTCACCGGTCTCGGCAGATCGGGGAAGTGGTAGACGGCATTGACGCAGAATGGGCCAGCGCCGGAATGGCCGATGGCGCGACCGACATCCCCGCATCGCCCGCTCATGAGGCCAAGTGCGTATCCACATTCCGTCCAAGGGCGACCCTCAATGGCCCCGCCAAGTGGGCGCTGGACCAGCATTTCACCAAAGACGGACGCATTGAGCAACTTGCCACGGAACAGGGCATGCAAGAGCCTCGCGGCATCGGCGGCACTGCCCACAAGGCAGCCGTGATACACCCAGCCCGGATGATACCCCTTCGTCACTGTCCAGTGGGCACGCTCGAAATCGCGACGCGTGACGGCAAGCTCGATACTGTCGAGGCCGAGCGGATCACAGATTATGTGCTTGACCAGGTCGGCAAAGGGCCGCTCAGCCACGTCTTCAATCAGATCCCTTGCGAGCATGTATCCAAGATTGGAATAGGCCCAGCCTTGTCCGGGAGCGAAAAGTCGGCCCTGCGCCATTGTGATCTCGCGCAGATGCTCGGCGGTCCACGGCTGCTCATTTCGTGCAACCGCCTCCCTGTAGTCGGGAACAGTGAAGTAATCCGGCAGGCCGGACGTGTGATTGAGCAGCTGACGCAGAGTGAAGTCGTAACCTGTCACGTGCCTGTCCAGATCGAGCCGCCGTTCCTGCGCCATCCGCAAGGCACAAATGGCAATGACCGTCTTGGTAAAGCTCCAGTAGGGGAACACTTCTGTCCCGCCCGTCTGATGCGCGTCATCAGACACGAAGATACGATGCGTAAAGACGGGTCCGGTCACACTCATCTGTCCAGAGTAAGCGTTCACCGCATGACAGCAATGGCCTCAAAGCGATCATGCGGCAGTGCGGCAGATGA
The DNA window shown above is from Roseivivax sp. THAF197b and carries:
- a CDS encoding serine hydrolase, whose amino-acid sequence is MSVTGPVFTHRIFVSDDAHQTGGTEVFPYWSFTKTVIAICALRMAQERRLDLDRHVTGYDFTLRQLLNHTSGLPDYFTVPDYREAVARNEQPWTAEHLREITMAQGRLFAPGQGWAYSNLGYMLARDLIEDVAERPFADLVKHIICDPLGLDSIELAVTRRDFERAHWTVTKGYHPGWVYHGCLVGSAADAARLLHALFRGKLLNASVFGEMLVQRPLGGAIEGRPWTECGYALGLMSGRCGDVGRAIGHSGAGPFCVNAVYHFPDLPRPVTVASFTDGADEGVAEFAAVSEARRG